The proteins below come from a single Stomoxys calcitrans chromosome 1, idStoCalc2.1, whole genome shotgun sequence genomic window:
- the LOC106090434 gene encoding calphotin-like: MFKYAVVLFAVFACAAAKPGLIGAPLAYSAPVVAAHPPVITATSSQVVARTHNGLVTAPIVAPVAPVAPIAPVARVVAPVPRVLAPAPIAAPLAAAPIPAAYHAPVFARYAAAPVVARYAAPAPFVARYAAPAPLAYSSPLAYSSPLAYAPNYVW; the protein is encoded by the exons atgttcaaaTAC GCCGTGGTTTTGTTCGCTGTCTTCGCTTGCGCTGCCGCCAAACCTGGATTGATTGGCGCCCCTTTGGCTTATAGCGCTCCTGTGGTAGCAGCCCATCCACCAGTGATTACAGCAACCAGCAGTCAAGTTGTGGCCAGGACACACAATGGCTTGGTGACGGCCCCCATTGTGGCACCAGTAGCCCCAGTGGCTCCAATTGCACCAGTTGCCAGAGTGGTTGCTCCAGTTCCTCGAGTTCTAGCACCTGCTCCCATTGCTGCCCCACTTGCTGCAGCTCCCATTCCAGCTGCCTACCATGCTCCAGTGTTTGCCAGATACGCCGCTGCTCCTGTTGTAGCCCGCTATGCTGCCCCTGCTCCATTTGTAGCTCGTTATGCAGCTCCAGCTCCTTTGGCCTACAGCAGTCCTTTGGCCTACTCTTCACCTCTGGCTTATGCTCCTAACTATGTGTGGTAA